The following are from one region of the Melaminivora suipulveris genome:
- a CDS encoding very short patch repair endonuclease produces the protein MDTLNPEERSERMRRIRAKNTVPEMVVRGFVHALGFRYRLHDKNLPGCPDLVFPARHKVILVHGCFWHRHNRCPLARLPKSRLDFWLPKLEGNKRRDALKLRQLSRLGWKSLVIWECELRDPMRVMFKTLMFLED, from the coding sequence ATGGACACATTGAATCCCGAAGAGCGCAGCGAGCGCATGCGCCGTATCCGCGCGAAAAATACCGTCCCCGAAATGGTGGTTCGCGGCTTCGTGCACGCGCTGGGCTTTCGCTACCGCCTGCATGACAAGAACCTGCCAGGTTGTCCCGATCTCGTCTTTCCCGCGCGCCACAAGGTCATCTTGGTCCATGGCTGTTTTTGGCATCGGCACAATCGCTGCCCGCTGGCGCGACTGCCAAAATCCCGACTAGATTTCTGGTTGCCAAAGCTTGAGGGGAACAAGCGGCGAGACGCACTCAAACTCCGTCAACTCTCGCGATTGGGCTGGAAATCGCTCGTGATCTGGGAGTGCGAACTGCGCGACCCAATGCGGGTCATGTTCAAGACACTGATGTTTCTGGAGGATTAG
- the ybeY gene encoding rRNA maturation RNase YbeY, with product MALQHLSLSLQFARDAEAGAHRAVLPRHKVARWIRHALSVDGEITVRIVGTEEGRRLNREFRQRDYATNVLTFDYQQEPTVLADLVLCAPVVEREAREQNKTLEEHYAHLLVHGTLHAQGWDHETSDEDAQEMEAYETAILQELGFADPYGT from the coding sequence ATGGCCTTGCAACACCTGAGCCTGTCGCTGCAATTCGCGCGCGACGCCGAAGCCGGCGCGCACCGCGCCGTGCTGCCGCGCCACAAGGTCGCGCGCTGGATCCGCCACGCGCTCAGCGTGGACGGCGAGATCACCGTGCGCATCGTCGGCACCGAAGAAGGCCGGCGCCTGAACCGCGAATTCCGCCAGCGCGACTACGCCACCAACGTGCTGACTTTCGACTACCAGCAAGAGCCCACGGTGCTCGCCGACCTGGTGCTGTGCGCCCCGGTGGTCGAGCGCGAGGCGCGCGAGCAGAACAAGACGCTCGAGGAGCACTACGCCCACCTTCTGGTGCACGGCACGCTGCACGCCCAAGGCTGGGACCACGAGACCAGCGACGAGGATGCCCAGGAGATGGAGGCGTACGAGACCGCCATCCTGCAGGAACTGGGCTTTGCCGACCCCTACGGCACCTGA
- a CDS encoding ABC transporter substrate-binding protein: MQRWVIGAALAGAAFTAQAQGQVNVICSVQAEWCNTMATVYSKTTGVKVNITQKGSGEALAQLNAEKANPKTDLWFGGTGDTHLQAAEMGLTQEYKSPQLKDLHPWAVRQAEDAKYRTVGVYLGPLGFGFNKELLAKKKAAAPMSWADLLKPEFKGEIQMANPASSGTAYTVIATLVQIMGEDKAFDYLRAMNKNVSTYTRSGTAPVKAVARGETMVSISFVHDVTTEAVQGFPVDSSTPSEGTGAEIGSMSIVKFGPNGDNAKKFYEWALTPGGQQFGLAAKQFQLPSNKNVAKDPRVVDPARIKLINYDYAKYGASAERRRLISKWEKEVQDAR, translated from the coding sequence ATGCAACGCTGGGTGATTGGCGCCGCGCTGGCGGGAGCCGCGTTCACGGCGCAGGCGCAAGGCCAGGTGAACGTCATCTGCTCGGTGCAGGCCGAGTGGTGCAACACCATGGCCACGGTCTACAGCAAGACCACGGGCGTGAAGGTGAACATCACACAAAAAGGCTCGGGCGAGGCGCTGGCGCAGCTCAACGCCGAAAAGGCCAACCCCAAGACCGACCTGTGGTTTGGCGGCACGGGCGACACGCACCTGCAGGCCGCCGAGATGGGCCTGACGCAGGAGTACAAGTCGCCCCAGCTCAAGGACCTGCACCCCTGGGCCGTGCGCCAGGCCGAGGACGCCAAGTACCGCACCGTGGGCGTGTACCTCGGCCCGCTCGGTTTCGGCTTCAACAAGGAATTGCTGGCCAAGAAGAAGGCCGCCGCGCCGATGTCGTGGGCGGATCTGCTCAAGCCTGAATTCAAGGGCGAGATCCAGATGGCCAACCCGGCCTCCAGCGGCACCGCCTACACCGTGATCGCCACGCTGGTGCAGATCATGGGCGAGGACAAGGCCTTCGACTACCTGCGCGCCATGAACAAGAACGTCAGCACCTACACGCGCTCGGGCACGGCGCCGGTCAAGGCCGTGGCGCGCGGCGAGACCATGGTCTCGATCAGCTTCGTGCACGACGTGACGACCGAGGCCGTGCAGGGCTTCCCGGTCGATTCGAGCACGCCGTCGGAAGGCACGGGCGCCGAGATCGGCTCGATGAGCATCGTCAAATTCGGCCCCAATGGCGACAACGCGAAGAAGTTCTACGAGTGGGCGCTGACCCCTGGCGGCCAGCAGTTCGGCCTGGCGGCCAAGCAGTTCCAGCTGCCCAGCAACAAGAACGTGGCCAAGGACCCGCGCGTGGTCGATCCGGCCAGGATCAAGCTCATCAACTACGACTACGCCAAATACGGCGCCAGCGCCGAGCGCCGCCGCCTGATCTCCAAGTGGGAAAAGGAAGTGCAGGACGCGCGTTGA
- a CDS encoding PhoH family protein, translating to MILRHTFTPHNNTRLSHLCGPADAHLRTIEAALQVKIAHRHEQFKIEGPKAAAAQALELLQALYEMAERPIRDEQIQLMLAGDPEMQGSDTQAPLLTTRRADLRARTAGQDQYLANIATHDITFGIGPAGTGKTYLAVASAVDALERSSVQRIVLTRPAVEAGERLGFLPGDITQKVDPYLRPLYDALYDLMGYDRVQKAFERNALEIAPLAFMRGRTLNNAFVILDEAQNTTPEQMKMFLTRIGFGSRAVVTGDVSQIDLPKGSMSGLIDAERVLKRVQGIAFSRFTSADVVRHPLVARIVDAYDARSGGGRRTVAE from the coding sequence GTGATCCTGCGCCACACCTTCACCCCCCACAACAACACGCGCCTGTCGCACCTGTGCGGCCCGGCCGATGCGCATTTGCGCACCATCGAGGCGGCGCTGCAGGTGAAAATCGCGCACCGCCACGAGCAGTTCAAGATCGAAGGCCCCAAGGCCGCCGCCGCGCAGGCGCTGGAGCTGTTGCAGGCGCTGTACGAGATGGCCGAGCGGCCGATCCGCGACGAGCAGATCCAGCTCATGCTGGCGGGCGACCCGGAGATGCAAGGCAGCGACACGCAGGCCCCACTGCTGACCACGCGCCGCGCCGACCTGCGCGCGCGCACGGCCGGGCAGGACCAGTACCTGGCCAACATTGCCACGCACGACATCACCTTCGGCATCGGCCCGGCCGGCACCGGCAAGACCTACCTGGCCGTGGCCAGCGCCGTCGATGCGCTGGAGAGGAGCAGCGTGCAGCGTATCGTGCTCACGCGCCCGGCGGTCGAAGCCGGCGAGCGCCTGGGGTTCCTGCCCGGCGACATCACGCAAAAAGTCGACCCCTACCTGCGCCCGCTCTACGACGCGCTGTACGACCTGATGGGCTACGACCGCGTGCAAAAGGCCTTCGAGCGCAACGCGCTGGAGATCGCGCCGCTGGCCTTCATGCGCGGCAGGACGCTGAACAACGCCTTCGTCATCCTTGACGAGGCGCAGAACACCACGCCCGAGCAGATGAAGATGTTCCTCACGCGCATCGGCTTTGGCTCGCGCGCCGTGGTGACGGGCGACGTGAGCCAGATCGACCTGCCCAAGGGCTCCATGAGCGGGCTGATCGACGCCGAGCGCGTGCTCAAGCGCGTACAAGGCATCGCCTTCTCGCGCTTCACCAGCGCCGACGTGGTGCGCCACCCGCTGGTGGCGCGCATCGTCGACGCCTACGACGCGCGCAGCGGCGGCGGCAGGCGCACTGTGGCCGAGTGA
- a CDS encoding putative bifunctional diguanylate cyclase/phosphodiesterase, which translates to MDTLAPPPSPTDADTCASSEVRVHPDLLPGAMPALLAHFDPQSLRCRFASPDYARQAGHTPASILGRPLRELVDDAQWRVLAPALRQAQAGRAAQCRCERAPAGGEPRVLLIDVLPQFAAPAPEGGPAQVVGLFLVAQDASRQLRAERAVQESEERMRKFSAATEEGIAFHTDGFITDCNEALLHLTGYRRAEVLGRSLLEFIHPQDHESVRSYVGQGREDPYEVAVFHKDGSLVTLEVVGKTMPRAAGGYRVVVVRDATARHQAQQRAEFLTWHDPLTQLPNRRHLMRQLERLQQQAQERPVQAALLFLDLDHFRTVNESLGHAAGDQLLCEVARRLQAVAGAGRHFIARVGGDQFVMLLSDVDGHDAAAREADALLAHVRAPYAIDGTPVSISPSLGISLFPGDGHVADELLRRAASAMQQAKDSGRGTRLFYAPGMEGQPALLLRQEHLLREAVEQQSFELHYQPQVEVASGRLRGLEALVRWQHPEQGLVGPDAFIGLAESRGLITHIGRWVLRRACRQMRTWHDAGLPRVPVAVNLSAIEFRQRDVVGDIAQVLRESGLAPQFLEVEITESVLMHDVEGTRATLAALQTLGVAVTVDDFGTGYSSLAYLKRYPLDKIKVDRSFVMDTPNDAGDVAIVTAVVQLARGLQLRSVAEGVETDEQMALLRRLGCDLAQGFGVSRPLPAVQIQAWMQSLPAS; encoded by the coding sequence ATGGACACTCTCGCCCCTCCCCCCTCGCCCACGGACGCAGACACCTGCGCCAGCTCCGAGGTGCGCGTGCATCCGGACCTGCTGCCGGGCGCCATGCCGGCGCTGCTGGCCCACTTCGATCCGCAATCGCTGCGCTGCCGCTTCGCCAGCCCCGACTACGCGCGCCAGGCCGGCCACACCCCGGCCAGCATTCTGGGTCGCCCGCTGCGTGAATTGGTGGATGACGCGCAGTGGCGCGTGCTGGCGCCGGCGCTGCGCCAGGCGCAGGCCGGGCGCGCCGCGCAGTGCCGCTGCGAGCGCGCGCCAGCCGGCGGCGAGCCGCGCGTACTGTTGATCGATGTACTGCCCCAGTTTGCGGCGCCCGCGCCCGAGGGCGGCCCGGCGCAGGTGGTGGGCCTGTTCCTCGTGGCGCAGGACGCCAGCCGGCAGCTGCGCGCCGAGCGCGCGGTGCAGGAGAGCGAAGAGCGCATGCGCAAGTTCTCTGCTGCGACCGAGGAGGGCATCGCCTTCCACACCGATGGCTTCATCACCGACTGCAACGAGGCGCTGCTGCACCTGACGGGCTACCGGCGCGCCGAGGTGCTGGGCCGCTCCCTGCTGGAATTCATCCACCCGCAGGACCACGAGTCCGTGCGCAGCTACGTCGGGCAGGGCCGCGAGGATCCTTACGAGGTCGCCGTCTTTCACAAGGACGGCAGCCTGGTGACCCTGGAAGTGGTGGGCAAGACCATGCCGCGCGCGGCCGGCGGCTACCGCGTGGTGGTGGTGCGCGATGCCACGGCGCGGCACCAGGCGCAGCAGCGCGCCGAGTTCCTGACCTGGCACGACCCGCTGACGCAGCTGCCCAACCGGCGCCACCTGATGCGCCAGCTGGAACGGCTGCAGCAGCAGGCGCAGGAACGCCCGGTGCAGGCGGCGCTGCTGTTTCTGGACCTGGACCACTTTCGTACCGTCAACGAGTCGCTGGGCCACGCCGCGGGCGATCAATTGCTGTGCGAGGTGGCGCGGCGCCTGCAGGCCGTTGCCGGCGCCGGGCGCCACTTCATCGCCCGCGTCGGCGGCGACCAGTTCGTCATGCTGCTTTCCGACGTGGACGGTCACGATGCCGCCGCGCGCGAGGCCGATGCGCTGCTGGCGCATGTACGCGCGCCGTACGCCATCGACGGCACGCCGGTGTCGATCTCGCCCTCGCTGGGCATCAGCCTGTTCCCGGGCGACGGTCACGTCGCCGACGAGCTGCTGCGCCGCGCCGCCAGCGCCATGCAGCAGGCCAAGGACAGCGGGCGCGGCACGCGCCTGTTCTACGCGCCGGGCATGGAGGGCCAGCCGGCGCTGCTGCTGCGCCAGGAGCACCTGCTGCGCGAGGCCGTCGAGCAGCAATCCTTCGAGCTGCACTACCAGCCGCAGGTGGAGGTCGCCAGCGGCCGGCTGCGCGGACTGGAGGCGCTGGTGCGCTGGCAGCATCCCGAGCAGGGCCTGGTCGGGCCGGACGCCTTCATCGGCCTGGCCGAATCGCGCGGCCTGATCACGCACATCGGCCGCTGGGTGTTGCGCCGCGCCTGCCGCCAGATGCGCACCTGGCACGACGCCGGCCTGCCGCGCGTGCCGGTGGCGGTGAACCTGTCGGCCATCGAGTTCCGCCAGCGCGACGTGGTCGGCGACATCGCCCAGGTGCTGCGCGAGAGTGGCCTGGCGCCGCAATTCCTGGAGGTGGAGATCACCGAATCGGTGCTGATGCACGACGTCGAGGGCACGCGCGCCACCCTGGCCGCGCTGCAGACGCTGGGCGTGGCGGTGACGGTGGACGACTTCGGCACCGGCTACTCCTCGCTGGCCTACCTGAAGCGCTACCCGCTGGACAAGATCAAGGTCGACCGCTCCTTCGTCATGGACACGCCGAATGACGCGGGCGACGTGGCCATCGTGACCGCCGTGGTGCAGCTGGCGCGCGGCCTGCAGCTCAGGTCGGTCGCCGAGGGCGTGGAGACCGACGAGCAAATGGCACTGCTGCGCCGCCTGGGCTGCGATCTGGCGCAGGGCTTCGGCGTCTCGCGCCCGCTGCCCGCGGTGCAGATACAGGCCTGGATGCAGTCCCTGCCAGCCTCCTGA
- a CDS encoding cation diffusion facilitator family transporter — translation MSEIPPAKPLPAWMTPVNLLRVSVGVALLTIALKTLAWWISGSVGLLSDAMESFVNLAGAMFALTMVTVARRPADDCHPYGHHKAEYFSSGFEGILILGAAVAILWAAGLRLLHPQPVEELSWGMGLALLSTAFNGALAWVLLRAARVHQSAALEGDARHLITDVWTSIGVVVGLLAVRATGWLWLDPLVAIGVALNILREGARLLWDASQGLMDEAMAPEQLARVQAVLDEHAAASEGAVQFDGLVSRRAGARSHLELHMHLPHDWTLGQAARERRAVEQALLHAVPGLRATIELLPRDHATVFEVLEARREQGEQRQGSGEGIA, via the coding sequence ATGTCCGAGATCCCGCCCGCCAAACCCCTGCCCGCCTGGATGACCCCGGTCAACCTGCTGCGCGTGTCGGTCGGCGTGGCGCTGCTGACCATCGCGCTGAAGACGCTGGCCTGGTGGATCAGCGGCTCGGTGGGCCTGCTGTCCGACGCCATGGAGTCGTTCGTCAACCTGGCCGGCGCCATGTTCGCGCTGACCATGGTCACCGTGGCGCGGCGCCCTGCCGATGATTGCCACCCCTACGGGCACCACAAGGCCGAATATTTCTCATCGGGCTTCGAAGGCATCCTGATCCTGGGCGCGGCCGTGGCCATTCTTTGGGCCGCGGGGCTGCGCCTGCTGCACCCGCAGCCCGTGGAGGAGCTGAGCTGGGGCATGGGCCTGGCGCTGCTCAGCACCGCCTTCAACGGCGCGCTGGCCTGGGTCTTGTTGCGCGCGGCGCGCGTGCACCAGTCGGCGGCGCTGGAGGGCGATGCGCGCCACCTGATCACCGACGTGTGGACGTCCATCGGCGTGGTCGTCGGCCTGCTGGCGGTGCGCGCCACCGGCTGGCTGTGGCTGGATCCGCTGGTGGCCATCGGCGTGGCGCTGAACATCCTGCGCGAGGGCGCGCGGCTGCTGTGGGACGCCTCGCAGGGCCTGATGGACGAGGCCATGGCGCCCGAGCAGCTGGCGCGCGTGCAGGCCGTGCTGGACGAGCATGCCGCGGCCAGCGAAGGCGCCGTGCAGTTCGACGGCCTGGTGTCGCGCCGCGCCGGCGCGCGCAGCCACCTGGAGCTGCACATGCACCTGCCGCACGACTGGACGCTGGGCCAGGCCGCGCGCGAGCGCCGCGCCGTCGAGCAGGCGCTCCTGCACGCCGTGCCCGGCCTGCGCGCCACCATCGAGCTGCTGCCGCGCGACCACGCCACCGTGTTCGAGGTGCTGGAGGCGCGCCGCGAGCAGGGCGAGCAGCGACAAGGCAGCGGGGAGGGCATCGCATGA
- the ruvA gene encoding Holliday junction branch migration protein RuvA, whose protein sequence is MIGKLTGTLLEKNPPEVLLDCHGVGYEVLVPMSTFYNLPAPGQQIALLTQFIVREDAQLLYGFATQPERQAFRELIKVAGVGPRTALAVLSGMGVHDLAQAVSLQEGARLLKVPGIGKKTAERLLLELKGKLGAELPGVRAHAASDAQADILQALLALGYSDKEAAAALKALPQEVGVSEGIKLALKALAK, encoded by the coding sequence ATGATAGGCAAACTCACCGGCACGCTGCTGGAGAAGAACCCGCCCGAGGTGCTGCTGGACTGCCACGGCGTGGGCTACGAGGTGCTGGTGCCCATGAGCACCTTCTACAACCTGCCGGCGCCGGGCCAGCAGATTGCGCTGCTCACGCAGTTCATCGTGCGCGAGGACGCCCAGCTGCTGTACGGCTTTGCCACGCAGCCCGAGCGCCAGGCGTTTCGCGAGCTGATCAAGGTCGCCGGCGTGGGCCCGCGCACGGCGCTGGCGGTGCTGTCGGGCATGGGCGTGCACGACCTGGCGCAGGCCGTGTCGCTGCAGGAGGGCGCGCGTCTGCTGAAGGTGCCCGGCATCGGCAAGAAGACCGCCGAGCGGCTGCTGCTGGAATTGAAGGGCAAGCTGGGCGCGGAGCTGCCCGGCGTGCGCGCCCATGCGGCCAGCGACGCCCAGGCCGACATCCTGCAGGCGCTGCTGGCGCTGGGCTACAGCGACAAGGAGGCGGCCGCCGCGCTCAAGGCCTTGCCGCAGGAGGTGGGGGTGAGCGAGGGCATCAAGCTGGCGCTGAAGGCGCTGGCCAAGTAG
- a CDS encoding sulfite exporter TauE/SafE family protein, with amino-acid sequence MFDLALLLVAAFVAGALNSVAGGGSFLTLPALVFTGVPPVVANATGTVALLPGYMAGAWGFREDMQSPPGLSMRSTVALSLIGGSAGAALLLVTSDAAFNKIVPWLLLVATALFAFGPQLRQWAGSGGHGAGASPLKAGLGMLAVAIYGGYFNGGLGILLLALFGLLGQTQLNAMNGMKNLVSALLTAIAVVIYAAGGKVFWYQALVMMVAATAGGYGGARLARKLPPAVLRWGIVATGLVMTALFFWKQ; translated from the coding sequence ATGTTCGATCTCGCCCTGCTCCTCGTTGCCGCCTTCGTCGCTGGCGCCCTCAATTCCGTGGCCGGCGGCGGCAGCTTCCTCACGCTGCCGGCGCTGGTGTTCACTGGCGTGCCGCCGGTCGTGGCCAATGCCACCGGCACGGTGGCTCTGCTGCCCGGCTACATGGCCGGCGCCTGGGGCTTTCGCGAGGACATGCAATCGCCGCCGGGCCTGTCGATGCGCTCCACTGTGGCGCTGTCGCTGATCGGCGGCTCGGCCGGCGCGGCGCTGCTGCTGGTCACCTCGGACGCCGCCTTCAACAAGATCGTGCCGTGGCTGCTGCTGGTGGCCACCGCGCTGTTCGCCTTCGGCCCGCAATTGCGCCAATGGGCGGGATCGGGCGGCCACGGCGCCGGCGCCTCGCCACTCAAGGCCGGCCTGGGCATGCTGGCCGTGGCCATCTACGGCGGCTATTTCAACGGCGGGCTGGGCATCCTGCTGCTGGCGCTGTTCGGCCTGCTGGGACAGACGCAGCTCAACGCCATGAACGGCATGAAGAACCTGGTCTCCGCGCTGCTCACCGCCATCGCGGTGGTCATCTACGCGGCCGGCGGCAAGGTGTTCTGGTACCAGGCGCTGGTCATGATGGTGGCGGCCACCGCCGGCGGCTACGGCGGCGCGCGCCTGGCGCGCAAGCTGCCGCCAGCCGTGCTGCGCTGGGGCATCGTCGCCACGGGGCTGGTCATGACGGCGCTGTTCTTCTGGAAGCAGTGA
- a CDS encoding AMP nucleosidase — protein MAQLPDLPEPTLHSDPAEALAQVQHLYQQQIEHLRRAMQGFVAGETPDAPVRAFYPYVRMQIATVARAPTHLAYGFVEGPGRYETTLTRPDLFARYYLEQFTLLRASHGVDLEVGLSEQPIPIHFSFAEHDHIEGSLSAERRLLMRDVFDLPDLSAMDDGIANGAHAARPGEAQPLALFTAPRVDYSLHRLRHYTGTQPEWFQNFVLFTNYQFYIDEFVRLGRAEMANPASEYTAFIEPGNVVTRRAGLAPEDADALGSPPPRLPQMPAYHLVREGRSGITMVNIGVGPANAKTITDHIAVLRPHAWMMLGHCAGLRNSQQLGDYVLAHAYVREDHVLDEELPLWVPIPALAEIQVALQQAVAEVTQMPGDQLKRIMRTGSVASTDNRNWELLPDNLPQRRFSQSRAIALDMESATIAANGFRFRVPYGTLLCVSDKPLHGEIKLPGMANHFYRERVDQHLRIGMRAIDILRAGGTHRLHSRKLRSFAEVAFQ, from the coding sequence ATGGCGCAGTTACCCGATCTCCCCGAACCCACCCTGCACAGCGATCCGGCCGAGGCTCTGGCCCAGGTGCAGCACCTGTACCAGCAGCAGATCGAGCACTTGCGGCGCGCCATGCAGGGCTTTGTCGCTGGCGAAACCCCGGACGCACCAGTGCGGGCCTTCTACCCTTACGTGCGCATGCAGATCGCCACCGTGGCTCGCGCGCCCACGCACCTGGCCTACGGCTTCGTCGAGGGCCCTGGGCGCTACGAGACCACGCTGACGCGTCCCGACCTGTTCGCGCGCTACTACCTGGAGCAGTTCACGCTCCTGCGTGCCAGCCACGGCGTGGACCTGGAGGTGGGCCTGTCCGAGCAGCCCATCCCCATCCATTTCTCGTTCGCCGAGCACGACCACATCGAGGGCAGCTTGAGCGCCGAGCGGCGCCTGCTGATGCGCGACGTGTTCGACCTGCCCGACCTGTCTGCCATGGACGACGGCATCGCCAACGGCGCGCACGCCGCGCGGCCCGGCGAGGCGCAGCCGCTGGCGCTGTTCACCGCCCCGCGCGTGGATTACTCGCTGCACCGCCTGCGCCACTACACCGGCACGCAACCCGAGTGGTTCCAGAACTTCGTGCTGTTCACCAACTACCAGTTCTACATCGACGAGTTCGTGCGCTTGGGCCGCGCCGAGATGGCCAACCCGGCCAGCGAATACACCGCCTTCATCGAGCCGGGCAATGTCGTCACGCGCCGCGCGGGCCTCGCGCCCGAGGACGCCGACGCGCTCGGCAGCCCCCCGCCGCGCCTGCCGCAAATGCCCGCCTACCACCTGGTGCGCGAGGGGCGCAGCGGCATCACCATGGTCAACATCGGCGTCGGCCCGGCCAACGCCAAGACCATCACCGATCACATCGCCGTGCTGCGCCCGCACGCCTGGATGATGCTGGGCCACTGCGCCGGCCTGCGCAACAGCCAGCAGCTGGGCGACTATGTGCTGGCGCACGCCTACGTGCGCGAGGACCACGTGCTGGATGAAGAATTGCCGCTGTGGGTGCCGATTCCCGCGCTGGCCGAGATCCAGGTGGCCCTGCAGCAGGCCGTGGCCGAGGTGACGCAGATGCCCGGCGACCAGCTCAAGCGCATCATGCGCACCGGCTCGGTGGCCAGCACCGACAACCGCAATTGGGAGCTGCTGCCCGACAACCTGCCGCAGCGGCGCTTCAGCCAGAGCCGCGCCATCGCCCTGGACATGGAAAGCGCGACCATCGCCGCCAACGGCTTTCGCTTCCGCGTGCCCTACGGCACCTTGCTGTGCGTGAGTGACAAGCCGCTGCACGGCGAGATCAAGCTGCCCGGCATGGCGAATCACTTTTATCGCGAGCGCGTCGACCAGCACCTGCGCATCGGCATGCGCGCCATCGACATCCTGCGCGCCGGCGGCACGCACCGGCTGCACAGCCGCAAGCTGCGCAGCTTTGCCGAGGTGGCGTTTCAGTAA
- the dtd gene encoding D-aminoacyl-tRNA deacylase, whose amino-acid sequence MISVLQRVRQAHVEVAGQTIGRIDQGLLVLVCAEQGDTEAEADRLLAKLLKLRIFNDPAGKMNLSVQDVGGGLLLVSQFTLAADTRGGNRPGFSQAAAPAEGRRLYDHFVQRARAQHPQVQTGEFAADMQVHLVNDGPVTIPLRIEPAALLQKR is encoded by the coding sequence ATGATCAGCGTTTTGCAGCGCGTGCGCCAGGCGCACGTGGAAGTCGCCGGCCAGACCATTGGCCGCATCGACCAGGGCCTGTTGGTGCTGGTGTGCGCCGAGCAGGGCGACACCGAGGCCGAGGCCGACCGGCTGCTGGCCAAACTGCTCAAGCTGCGCATCTTCAACGATCCGGCGGGCAAGATGAACCTGAGCGTGCAGGACGTGGGCGGCGGCCTGCTGCTGGTCAGCCAGTTCACGCTGGCGGCCGACACGCGCGGCGGCAACCGGCCGGGCTTCAGCCAGGCCGCCGCACCGGCCGAGGGGCGGCGCCTGTACGACCACTTCGTGCAGCGCGCCCGCGCGCAGCACCCGCAGGTGCAGACCGGCGAGTTCGCCGCCGACATGCAGGTACACCTGGTCAACGACGGGCCGGTGACCATCCCGCTGCGCATCGAGCCGGCTGCGCTGCTGCAAAAAAGATAG